The following coding sequences lie in one Mucilaginibacter sp. KACC 22773 genomic window:
- a CDS encoding cation-translocating P-type ATPase, with the protein MTLNNLDIKGLSGKEVIEARKKYGVNSLTYKKENGFIDALKSIAKEPMVILLLVTAAIYFISGKNGDGFFLASAVILVSGISLYQDSRSRNALDKLKDFSQPTCKVIRDGVIVEIKSEELVIGDCLIVEEGTSVSADGIIIQSNDFSVNESILTGESLPVYKDKSSTDNTILRGTTVAGGLAIARVTAIGNKTRLGAIGKSLEAINEEKTPLEIQINNFVKKMVIAGAIVFVIVWAINYTHSRNLTDSLIKALTLAMSILPEEIPVAFTSFMALGAWRLMKMGIVVKQMKTVETLGSASVICTDKTGTITENKMSLAKVFALKSGKVTDAGGAYDEAERALIRLAMWASEPVPFDPMEIALHEAYAKNTAADERPQYKMVHEYPLGGKPPMMTHLFENDNKERIIAAKGAPEAIMKIAGLAETQIQLLQTTINALASEGYRILAVAEAHFAGNDFPATQQEFEFGFKGLVAFYDPPKKNIKAILETFYKAGITVKIVTGDNAATTAAIARQIDFKGADKCISGDELMDLDSEQLGHTVQKLNIFTRMYPEAKLRIINALKSQREIVAMTGDGVNDGPALKAAHIGIAMGKKGTEIARQAASLILLEDDLSKMTDAVAMGRRIYTNLKKAIQYIISIHIPIILTVFIPLALGWIYPNIFSPVHIIFLELIMGPTCSIIYENEPMEKNTMLQKPRPFTTTFFNWKELATSVVQGLMITAGTLATYQWAVKAGLNEPQTRTMVFTCLIAANILLTLVNRSFYYSLFTTIKYKNNLVLQIIGITIIITGLLLYIKPLSLFFGFASLNLYQLAISFGAGFLSVIWYEIIKWKKRCKKPIQVINPPHNAS; encoded by the coding sequence ATGACATTAAATAACCTGGATATAAAAGGACTAAGCGGCAAGGAGGTTATAGAGGCACGGAAAAAATATGGCGTCAATAGCCTTACCTATAAAAAAGAAAACGGTTTTATTGATGCCCTAAAAAGTATTGCAAAGGAGCCAATGGTTATTTTATTATTGGTTACGGCGGCTATTTATTTTATCAGCGGTAAAAATGGCGACGGCTTTTTCCTGGCATCGGCCGTTATATTGGTATCGGGCATTTCGTTATACCAGGATTCGCGGAGCAGGAATGCTCTTGATAAGCTTAAAGATTTTTCGCAGCCAACCTGTAAGGTGATAAGAGACGGTGTTATAGTAGAAATAAAAAGCGAAGAGCTGGTTATTGGCGATTGTTTGATTGTCGAAGAGGGCACCTCTGTATCGGCTGATGGCATAATTATACAATCAAATGATTTTTCGGTAAATGAAAGCATCCTTACCGGCGAATCGCTGCCGGTTTATAAAGATAAATCGTCGACAGATAATACAATTTTGCGAGGTACTACGGTGGCTGGTGGGCTTGCCATAGCCAGGGTAACTGCTATTGGTAATAAAACCCGCCTTGGCGCTATTGGCAAAAGCCTGGAAGCAATTAATGAAGAGAAGACCCCGCTCGAAATTCAGATTAATAATTTTGTAAAAAAAATGGTGATTGCAGGCGCCATTGTTTTCGTTATAGTATGGGCCATTAACTACACGCATTCACGTAACCTTACTGATAGCCTGATCAAGGCGCTTACCCTGGCCATGAGCATCCTGCCCGAAGAGATACCTGTCGCCTTTACCTCGTTTATGGCCTTAGGTGCCTGGCGGCTGATGAAAATGGGCATAGTAGTTAAACAAATGAAAACTGTTGAAACGTTGGGCAGCGCATCTGTTATATGCACCGATAAAACCGGTACTATTACCGAAAATAAAATGAGCCTGGCTAAAGTTTTCGCACTCAAATCGGGCAAGGTTACTGATGCAGGGGGCGCATACGATGAAGCCGAACGGGCGCTCATCAGGCTGGCGATGTGGGCCAGCGAGCCTGTACCCTTTGATCCGATGGAAATTGCCTTGCATGAGGCGTATGCAAAAAACACCGCAGCCGATGAAAGGCCCCAATATAAAATGGTTCATGAATATCCGCTGGGTGGCAAGCCGCCCATGATGACGCATTTGTTTGAAAACGACAATAAGGAACGGATTATAGCAGCCAAAGGCGCGCCCGAGGCGATAATGAAGATAGCCGGCCTGGCTGAAACCCAAATACAGCTGTTACAAACTACTATTAACGCGCTTGCATCCGAAGGGTATCGTATCCTGGCTGTGGCAGAGGCCCATTTTGCCGGAAACGATTTTCCTGCTACGCAACAGGAGTTTGAATTTGGGTTTAAAGGTTTGGTGGCTTTTTATGATCCGCCTAAAAAAAATATAAAAGCGATACTTGAAACCTTTTATAAAGCAGGTATAACGGTGAAGATTGTAACCGGAGATAATGCCGCCACCACTGCAGCCATTGCCCGGCAAATAGATTTTAAAGGTGCAGATAAATGCATCAGCGGCGACGAACTGATGGACCTGGATAGCGAGCAGCTTGGGCATACTGTTCAAAAGCTAAACATTTTTACCCGGATGTATCCGGAGGCAAAACTCAGGATTATTAACGCATTAAAATCGCAGCGCGAGATAGTAGCGATGACAGGAGATGGCGTAAACGATGGCCCTGCACTTAAAGCCGCGCACATTGGCATAGCCATGGGCAAAAAGGGAACTGAAATTGCCAGGCAGGCCGCGTCGCTCATATTGCTGGAAGATGATTTATCAAAAATGACGGATGCGGTAGCCATGGGCCGCAGGATTTATACTAACCTTAAAAAAGCAATACAGTATATCATCTCTATCCACATACCCATTATACTAACAGTGTTTATCCCCCTGGCGCTCGGCTGGATATATCCTAACATATTTTCGCCTGTCCATATTATTTTTTTAGAACTGATTATGGGGCCTACCTGTTCAATCATCTACGAAAATGAACCCATGGAAAAAAACACCATGCTGCAGAAACCCCGGCCGTTTACTACTACTTTCTTTAATTGGAAGGAGTTGGCCACCAGCGTTGTGCAGGGGCTAATGATAACCGCCGGAACTTTAGCTACCTATCAATGGGCTGTAAAAGCCGGGTTAAATGAGCCGCAAACCCGAACCATGGTTTTTACCTGCCTTATAGCTGCCAATATATTACTCACGCTGGTAAACCGTTCTTTTTATTATTCGCTTTTTACAACTATAAAGTATAAAAATAATTTGGTGTTGCAGATAATAGGCATAACCATAATTATCACAGGCTTATTGCTTTACATAAAACCTTTATCCCTTTTCTTTGGGTTTGCGTCTTTGAACTTATATCAACTGGCAATTAGCTTTGGAGCCGGATTTTTATCGGTTATCTGGTATGAAATTATTAAGTGGAAAAAGCGGTGCAAAAAACCAATTCAAGTAATAAATCCTCCTCATAACGCATCATGA
- a CDS encoding universal stress protein, with amino-acid sequence MNNILVLTDFSENANHAAKAAPPLAAKLHSDIIIFNSYYNHPVIPAYAGGPLAVDELVFRKKDSTSGLHQLARQLGHLHNGQAKEEFKPQIHTQCGEGPLGNNLAAIINEKKVSFIVMGGSLNSPVNHLFFGSDTMDVVDHASCPVVIIPPKNTLEKLKKITLATAFEPFDNFAITYLSNLSKKLGFELEIVHISVFEKYEDPDKEKALLRHIKKLQDSGIVYKQIRGKDVIERLNHLCKENGSDMLALVHYEHGFLSGIFKKSTTEKALGHHHIPLMVIPADIQ; translated from the coding sequence ATGAATAACATCCTCGTGCTTACCGATTTTTCTGAAAATGCAAACCACGCAGCCAAAGCAGCCCCGCCGCTTGCCGCGAAATTGCACAGCGACATAATCATTTTTAATTCCTACTACAACCATCCGGTAATACCAGCTTATGCCGGTGGTCCCTTAGCTGTTGATGAGCTTGTTTTTCGGAAGAAAGACAGTACCTCCGGGCTTCATCAGCTTGCCAGGCAATTGGGCCATTTGCACAACGGGCAGGCTAAAGAAGAATTTAAGCCCCAGATTCACACGCAATGTGGCGAAGGCCCGTTAGGAAACAATCTGGCGGCAATTATCAATGAAAAAAAAGTATCGTTCATAGTTATGGGGGGGAGTTTAAACAGCCCGGTTAATCATCTTTTTTTTGGAAGCGATACTATGGATGTAGTTGACCATGCATCATGCCCCGTTGTAATTATTCCCCCAAAAAACACATTGGAAAAGCTAAAGAAGATCACTTTGGCAACCGCATTTGAACCGTTTGATAATTTTGCTATCACCTACCTGTCCAATCTGAGCAAGAAGCTGGGTTTTGAGCTGGAAATTGTACATATATCGGTGTTTGAAAAATATGAGGATCCTGACAAGGAAAAAGCGTTGTTAAGGCATATCAAAAAACTCCAAGATTCGGGTATAGTTTATAAACAGATACGCGGGAAAGATGTGATTGAAAGGCTGAATCATCTTTGTAAAGAGAATGGGTCAGATATGCTGGCGCTGGTTCATTATGAGCATGGTTTTCTTTCTGGTATTTTCAAGAAATCTACAACCGAAAAAGCGCTTGGCCACCATCATATCCCACTGATGGTTATTCCTGCAGACATTCAATAA
- a CDS encoding M28 family peptidase, whose translation MIKPLLITLLALSASVANAQSSHTIDGYYPLLRSTFIEANTYKTVAFVEKRWRLPGNTGFNESIYEVEKTLQQAGYKKEATGEADGPLTYRIETREMQRPAWEPVNAMVTIEGEQKPLLTFTNNRNMLAIYSASTPPGGITAEVIFVDRADLKNIDSKKIKGKIVFAEANVGMFYSSAVKNGAIGAIGYSMPAYTQPEKNVNSIQFGGIRYQDSLSQKFGILLSYAAKERLKAALQKGPVKVHVDVEAQIYPSKELTIIANARGSVKPDERFVFSAHVQEPGANDNATGVGTLAEMARVTATLITQKKFSPKRTITFLWGDEIVSTGRYITADTLRAKGIKWGLSLDMVGEDVSKTGGSFLIEKMPDPSAIWTRGKDKHTEWGGRALQESDLFPHYFNDLTLNRCMQQGRDNGWVVKSNPFEGGSDHTPFLQAKIPGLLMWHFTDVFYHTDADRLNMVSAQEMKNVGISALATAYTLTAADEPTTLMLIGELQKNATDRINDEYALSAQAIKEGLSADAETHKIDVWAKWYTDALSKMTDINVDGSTAPINNRIANAKQAVVDLKLKIDADLK comes from the coding sequence ATGATTAAACCGTTATTAATAACGCTGCTTGCACTATCTGCCAGCGTGGCAAACGCGCAAAGTTCACATACTATTGATGGTTATTACCCCCTTTTACGAAGCACATTTATTGAGGCCAATACTTACAAAACAGTAGCATTTGTTGAAAAACGCTGGAGGCTCCCGGGCAATACGGGTTTTAACGAGAGCATATATGAAGTGGAGAAAACGTTACAGCAGGCCGGCTATAAAAAAGAAGCAACAGGTGAGGCTGATGGCCCCTTAACCTATCGTATTGAAACCCGCGAAATGCAACGCCCCGCATGGGAGCCTGTAAACGCCATGGTAACTATCGAGGGAGAGCAAAAGCCGTTGCTTACTTTTACTAACAACCGCAACATGCTGGCTATTTATTCGGCAAGTACCCCGCCTGGTGGTATTACTGCTGAAGTTATTTTTGTGGACAGGGCCGATCTGAAAAATATTGACAGTAAAAAAATAAAAGGTAAAATTGTTTTTGCCGAGGCTAATGTGGGCATGTTTTACTCATCTGCGGTAAAAAACGGTGCAATCGGCGCAATCGGTTATAGTATGCCGGCCTATACGCAGCCCGAAAAAAATGTAAATTCTATCCAGTTTGGCGGCATCAGGTACCAGGATTCATTGAGTCAGAAATTTGGGATCCTGCTGTCATATGCAGCTAAAGAAAGGCTTAAAGCGGCATTACAAAAAGGCCCGGTTAAAGTACATGTTGATGTGGAAGCCCAAATATATCCCTCAAAAGAGCTCACCATTATAGCTAATGCCCGCGGCTCGGTTAAACCCGATGAGCGTTTTGTGTTTAGCGCCCACGTACAGGAGCCGGGCGCCAATGATAATGCCACAGGCGTAGGCACCCTGGCCGAAATGGCAAGGGTAACCGCAACACTAATCACCCAGAAAAAGTTCAGCCCTAAGCGTACCATCACGTTTTTATGGGGCGATGAAATTGTGTCGACAGGCAGGTATATAACTGCAGATACCCTGCGGGCAAAAGGCATCAAATGGGGATTGAGCCTGGATATGGTGGGCGAGGATGTAAGCAAAACCGGCGGCAGTTTCCTGATTGAAAAAATGCCCGACCCATCGGCTATCTGGACCCGCGGTAAAGATAAACATACTGAGTGGGGCGGCCGGGCCCTGCAGGAATCAGATTTATTTCCGCATTATTTTAATGATTTAACGCTTAACCGCTGCATGCAGCAAGGCCGGGATAATGGCTGGGTAGTAAAAAGCAATCCTTTTGAAGGCGGCAGCGATCATACCCCATTTTTGCAGGCCAAAATTCCCGGTTTATTAATGTGGCATTTTACCGATGTATTTTACCATACTGATGCCGACCGGTTAAATATGGTTTCGGCACAGGAAATGAAAAATGTGGGTATAAGCGCGTTAGCGACAGCATACACACTAACCGCGGCAGATGAACCAACTACGTTAATGCTAATTGGCGAGCTGCAAAAAAACGCGACCGACAGGATAAATGACGAATATGCTTTAAGCGCGCAGGCTATTAAAGAAGGATTATCTGCCGATGCCGAAACACATAAAATTGATGTATGGGCAAAATGGTATACCGATGCCTTGAGCAAAATGACCGACATTAACGTTGATGGCAGCACCGCGCCAATAAATAACAGGATAGCTAACGCAAAACAGGCAGTGGTGGATTTAAAATTAAAAATTGACGCCGATCTTAAATAA
- a CDS encoding (Fe-S)-binding protein, whose protein sequence is MIAQAIFIIILGAAIYLFAKNAGKIRRNILLGKDVDRSDESATRWKIMAKVALGQTKMVKRPVAAIMHFFIYVGFVIINLEVLEIMIDGIFGSHRIFSTPLGGLYSLLIGGFEVLAVLVLVACIVFLSRRNIVHLKRFSGTEMTQWPKSDANYILCIEILLMTAFLTMNAADYKLQLLHFEHYVKAGSFPVSSFIAPILPDSTASLVMLERGCWWFHIIGILAFLNYLPYSKHFHILLAFPNVYYSNLNTKGKFTNMASVTNEVKAMLDPAFVPENTGEPARFGAKDVTDLTWKNLMEAYTCTECGRCTSVCPANITGKLLSPRKIMMDTRDRLTEVGNNLDKHGKDHDDGKTLLDNYITREELWACTTCNACAEACPVNINPLEIIVEMRRYVVMEESQAPASLNNMFSNVENNGAPWKYSQADRLNWANND, encoded by the coding sequence ATGATTGCACAGGCTATATTTATCATCATTTTAGGGGCCGCCATTTACCTGTTTGCCAAAAACGCAGGCAAAATAAGGCGCAATATATTGTTGGGCAAGGATGTTGACCGCAGCGACGAGTCGGCAACCCGCTGGAAAATAATGGCCAAAGTAGCGCTTGGGCAAACAAAAATGGTTAAGCGCCCGGTAGCAGCCATAATGCATTTTTTTATCTATGTGGGCTTCGTCATCATTAACCTGGAAGTGCTGGAGATTATGATAGACGGAATCTTCGGTTCGCACCGTATTTTTTCGACCCCGTTGGGCGGCTTGTATAGCTTGCTGATAGGCGGTTTTGAGGTGCTGGCGGTATTGGTACTTGTTGCCTGTATTGTTTTCCTGAGCCGGCGTAACATTGTACACCTAAAGCGCTTTTCGGGCACCGAGATGACCCAATGGCCAAAATCGGACGCCAACTACATCCTTTGTATTGAAATATTGCTCATGACCGCGTTTTTAACCATGAACGCGGCCGACTATAAATTGCAGCTATTACATTTTGAACATTATGTAAAAGCAGGCAGTTTCCCGGTAAGCTCCTTTATAGCACCGATATTGCCCGATAGCACAGCGTCATTGGTGATGCTGGAAAGAGGCTGCTGGTGGTTTCATATCATAGGTATCCTTGCGTTTTTAAATTACCTGCCCTACTCCAAGCATTTTCACATCCTGCTGGCTTTTCCCAATGTGTATTATTCAAACCTGAACACCAAAGGAAAGTTTACAAACATGGCATCAGTTACCAACGAGGTTAAGGCCATGCTCGATCCTGCTTTCGTTCCGGAAAATACCGGCGAGCCTGCAAGGTTTGGCGCGAAGGATGTAACTGATCTTACCTGGAAAAACCTGATGGAGGCCTATACCTGTACCGAGTGCGGCAGGTGTACATCAGTATGTCCGGCAAATATTACCGGCAAACTGCTATCGCCGCGTAAAATTATGATGGATACCCGCGACAGGCTTACCGAAGTGGGCAACAACCTGGATAAACACGGCAAGGATCATGACGATGGCAAAACCTTACTGGATAATTACATTACCCGCGAAGAGCTTTGGGCTTGCACCACCTGTAATGCCTGTGCCGAGGCCTGCCCGGTAAATATCAATCCACTGGAGATAATTGTCGAAATGCGCCGCTATGTGGTAATGGAAGAATCACAGGCACCGGCAAGCCTGAACAATATGTTTAGCAATGTAGAAAATAACGGGGCCCCCTGGAAGTACAGCCAGGCCGATAGGTTGAACTGGGCAAATAATGATTAA
- a CDS encoding DUF2750 domain-containing protein encodes MLQDIAIIELKYNTFIERAAAAKSVWGLKSKTGWANSHSSDDEGISVIPFWSDRALAKACARDDWKGYLPVEILIAEFLESWCVEMDENDVLAGINWDAKMFGKESPALNVALDILNQLNANNTAIVFKNYSGVNDFIANINELPDDL; translated from the coding sequence ATGCTGCAGGATATCGCAATCATCGAACTGAAATATAATACATTTATTGAAAGGGCAGCCGCAGCCAAATCGGTATGGGGATTGAAAAGTAAAACAGGATGGGCCAATTCACATTCAAGCGACGATGAAGGTATTAGCGTGATTCCATTTTGGTCGGATAGGGCTTTGGCCAAAGCCTGCGCACGTGATGACTGGAAAGGCTACTTACCGGTTGAAATTCTGATAGCCGAATTTTTAGAGAGCTGGTGTGTGGAAATGGATGAAAACGACGTACTGGCCGGTATTAACTGGGACGCCAAAATGTTTGGAAAAGAAAGCCCCGCTTTAAATGTGGCGCTCGATATTCTTAACCAGCTAAATGCCAACAACACGGCAATTGTATTTAAAAACTACAGCGGCGTAAATGATTTTATAGCCAATATAAACGAGTTGCCCGACGACTTATAA
- a CDS encoding (Fe-S)-binding protein: protein MTNFKIPTMAQMAADGIEPEILFWVGCAGSFDERAQKITRDICKILHHVGISYAVLGTEESCTGDPAKRAGNEFLFQMQAMTNIEVLNAYNIKKIVTGCPHCFNTIRNEYPGLGGNYDVIHHSQLIQQLIDEGKLKAEGGESFKGKKITFHDPCYLGRANNVYEAPRAALEILDAELVEMKRCKSNGLCCGAGGAQMFKEPEPGKKDINLERMQDVIEAKANIVAAGCPFCMTMLTDGVKLQDKQDEIQVLDVAEITVRANGL from the coding sequence ATGACAAATTTCAAAATACCCACTATGGCCCAAATGGCCGCCGACGGCATTGAACCCGAAATATTGTTCTGGGTTGGCTGTGCAGGTAGTTTTGACGAGCGGGCGCAAAAAATAACCCGCGATATATGTAAAATATTGCATCATGTAGGCATCAGCTATGCCGTTTTGGGTACCGAAGAAAGCTGCACCGGCGACCCTGCCAAACGGGCCGGTAACGAGTTTTTGTTCCAGATGCAAGCCATGACCAATATTGAAGTGCTTAATGCCTATAATATTAAAAAAATAGTAACCGGCTGTCCGCACTGTTTTAATACCATCAGGAACGAATATCCGGGTTTGGGTGGTAATTATGATGTAATACACCATAGCCAGCTGATACAACAATTAATTGATGAAGGTAAGCTGAAAGCCGAGGGAGGCGAAAGCTTTAAAGGTAAAAAGATCACTTTTCATGACCCTTGTTACTTAGGCCGGGCAAATAATGTTTATGAGGCCCCGCGTGCCGCATTGGAAATACTGGATGCCGAACTGGTTGAAATGAAACGCTGCAAAAGTAATGGTTTATGCTGCGGCGCGGGCGGCGCGCAGATGTTTAAAGAACCCGAACCAGGTAAAAAAGACATCAACCTTGAACGCATGCAGGATGTAATTGAAGCCAAAGCCAATATTGTAGCTGCCGGCTGCCCCTTTTGTATGACCATGCTTACCGATGGTGTTAAGCTACAGGATAAACAAGACGAGATCCAGGTGTTGGATGTTGCCGAAATAACGGTAAGGGCAAATGGTTTATAG
- a CDS encoding EamA family transporter produces MTTVKQQKAPALLVIIAFATVYIVWGSTYFFIGMAVHGFPAMLMGALRYTTAGLLMLGWCAYRGDKILVKRDIINSAVSGMLMLFAATGMVIWVEQTLPSAMVAITVSASPIWFVVLDRPNWRVNFKSKSTIIGLIVGFAGVVLLFGEQVAKALADKHHTTTFLGVALLILGPIVWSAGSLYSRHNANSGPARLNTAWQMIIAGLAFIPAGMLDHEFDGFSLTQVPASSWMAIAYLVIFGSIGAFSAYVWLLQVRPATQVSTHSYVNPVIAVLLGVLFAGEQVSVLQVVGLVIILISVLLINLVKYRKVTSEKKVVPMPGLKTAELLVKAC; encoded by the coding sequence ATGACAACAGTTAAACAACAAAAAGCACCTGCGCTATTGGTAATCATAGCATTCGCTACGGTTTATATCGTTTGGGGCTCTACATACTTTTTTATCGGGATGGCGGTACACGGTTTCCCGGCTATGCTGATGGGGGCGCTCAGGTATACTACCGCCGGACTGCTTATGCTGGGCTGGTGCGCTTACAGGGGCGATAAAATATTGGTGAAACGGGATATCATCAATTCGGCTGTTAGCGGTATGCTGATGTTGTTTGCAGCCACCGGCATGGTAATTTGGGTTGAGCAAACTTTGCCCAGCGCAATGGTGGCCATCACGGTATCGGCCAGCCCCATTTGGTTTGTGGTGCTGGACAGGCCGAACTGGCGTGTTAACTTCAAAAGCAAATCGACCATTATCGGGCTAATTGTGGGCTTTGCCGGTGTTGTGCTGCTATTTGGCGAACAGGTAGCCAAAGCCCTTGCCGATAAACATCATACAACCACTTTTTTGGGCGTAGCCCTTTTGATTTTGGGGCCGATAGTATGGTCGGCCGGTTCATTGTATTCCAGACACAACGCAAACAGCGGCCCGGCAAGGTTAAATACAGCCTGGCAAATGATTATTGCCGGTTTGGCTTTTATCCCCGCAGGCATGCTGGATCATGAATTTGATGGTTTTAGTTTGACGCAGGTACCTGCTTCATCATGGATGGCCATTGCCTACCTCGTTATATTTGGATCTATTGGGGCATTTAGCGCTTACGTTTGGCTGTTGCAGGTAAGGCCGGCTACGCAGGTAAGCACACACTCCTATGTAAACCCGGTTATCGCGGTGCTTTTGGGTGTATTGTTTGCCGGCGAGCAGGTATCTGTTTTGCAGGTTGTTGGTTTGGTTATTATCCTCATCAGCGTACTGCTTATTAACCTGGTTAAGTACCGTAAAGTTACTTCCGAAAAGAAAGTAGTGCCTATGCCGGGTTTAAAAACAGCTGAATTGCTGGTGAAGGCTTGTTGA
- a CDS encoding DoxX family membrane protein, giving the protein MQLIKNYALPSVALRGALATSYLWEVADRLGFFGAHGRPHVGWGDWQHFMDYARQVMNFLPSGIIPTLAVTATIGEAGVGLLLLAGLFTRTAASLSCLLSLAFALAMAISGGIESPVGYSVFTVSAASLLLATLPDYKWSIDSIINKN; this is encoded by the coding sequence ATGCAACTTATTAAAAATTATGCTCTTCCGTCTGTCGCTTTGCGTGGTGCTTTGGCTACCAGCTACCTGTGGGAGGTGGCAGATCGTCTTGGTTTTTTTGGCGCCCACGGACGGCCCCATGTAGGCTGGGGCGATTGGCAGCACTTTATGGATTATGCCCGTCAGGTAATGAACTTTTTGCCTTCGGGAATTATCCCAACACTGGCTGTGACAGCAACCATTGGCGAGGCCGGCGTGGGCTTGTTATTACTCGCGGGTTTGTTTACCCGTACCGCAGCATCACTTAGCTGCCTGCTTAGCCTGGCGTTTGCTTTGGCCATGGCTATATCCGGCGGTATCGAGTCGCCGGTAGGTTATTCGGTTTTTACCGTAAGCGCGGCAAGCCTGCTGCTGGCTACACTGCCCGATTATAAATGGAGCATCGATTCAATCATCAACAAAAACTAA
- the pdxR gene encoding MocR-like pyridoxine biosynthesis transcription factor PdxR, whose amino-acid sequence MKFSIGLISIDKNAQVAVYLQITNSIIGHIRQGTLKPASPLPSSRLLAAALKVHRKTVVAAYDELYAQSWVDVYARKGFFVAKNLPDVSPRPINNTVKQNAYPLKTHFDVAEKVPYPGLFNDDKPRLLTFDDGFPDTRVAPVELLVREYRRFANYHFTQKYLTYGPEQGSANLRTELARFLGETRGLQVSADDILITKGAQMAIYLAAQILLSKNDVVIAADPGYPGANEVFEQTGAKLKLVPVDEHGIDLNAVEEICEQKKVKLVYVIPHHHRPTTVTLSADRRMRLLELARKYRFAIIEDDYDYDFHYASSPILPLASADYYGSVIYVGSFCKTIAPGIRIGFMVAPANLVVQATRLRKMIDRQGEHLLEEAIANLLKNGDIGRHLKKANKLYHERRDILCALLKEHLGSWLSFKIPDGGFAVWVKYADGISPADVAERASAMGLTINNGRDYFYHNTVNHPYVRIGFASLNPKELKTAVKILAGVFKKLSPKSPEV is encoded by the coding sequence ATGAAATTCAGCATAGGATTAATCAGCATTGATAAGAATGCACAGGTAGCGGTTTATCTGCAGATAACCAATAGCATTATCGGGCACATCAGGCAAGGTACATTAAAACCGGCATCACCCCTGCCCAGCAGCAGGCTGCTTGCCGCCGCTTTAAAAGTTCACCGAAAAACAGTTGTGGCTGCCTATGACGAGTTGTATGCCCAAAGCTGGGTAGATGTTTACGCGCGTAAAGGATTTTTTGTAGCCAAAAACCTGCCCGATGTATCGCCCCGGCCAATCAACAACACAGTAAAACAAAATGCTTATCCCTTAAAAACCCATTTTGATGTTGCCGAGAAAGTACCCTACCCCGGCTTATTTAACGATGATAAGCCCCGGTTGCTAACATTTGACGATGGCTTCCCCGATACCCGCGTAGCCCCGGTTGAATTACTGGTACGGGAGTACCGCAGGTTTGCCAACTACCATTTCACTCAAAAGTATTTAACCTACGGCCCCGAGCAAGGTTCGGCAAACCTGCGTACCGAGCTGGCCCGTTTCCTGGGCGAAACCCGTGGCCTGCAGGTTAGCGCCGATGATATCCTGATTACCAAGGGCGCTCAAATGGCCATTTACCTGGCAGCCCAGATCCTGCTAAGCAAAAATGATGTTGTAATTGCCGCGGACCCCGGATATCCGGGCGCCAACGAAGTATTTGAACAAACCGGGGCCAAATTAAAACTGGTACCGGTTGACGAGCATGGTATTGATTTAAACGCAGTAGAAGAGATATGCGAACAGAAGAAAGTAAAACTGGTATACGTTATCCCCCATCACCACCGCCCTACTACGGTTACCCTAAGTGCCGACAGGAGAATGCGCCTGCTGGAACTGGCCCGCAAATACCGCTTTGCCATTATTGAGGACGATTATGATTACGACTTTCATTATGCCAGCAGCCCCATATTGCCCCTGGCCAGTGCCGATTACTATGGCAGCGTGATATACGTAGGATCATTTTGTAAAACTATAGCGCCCGGCATTCGCATCGGGTTTATGGTTGCACCGGCCAACCTGGTTGTGCAGGCCACCAGGCTACGTAAAATGATTGACCGCCAGGGCGAGCACCTGCTGGAAGAAGCCATAGCCAATCTCCTTAAAAATGGCGATATAGGCCGTCACCTTAAAAAGGCCAATAAATTGTATCATGAAAGGCGCGATATACTTTGCGCCCTGCTGAAAGAGCACCTTGGCAGCTGGTTAAGCTTTAAAATTCCCGATGGCGGCTTTGCGGTTTGGGTTAAGTATGCCGATGGCATTAGCCCTGCCGACGTAGCCGAAAGAGCATCGGCTATGGGCCTCACCATTAATAACGGCCGCGATTATTTTTACCATAACACCGTCAATCATCCCTATGTCAGGATAGGTTTTGCATCCCTCAACCCTAAGGAACTGAAAACGGCCGTAAAAATACTGGCCGGCGTATTTAAAAAGCTCAGCCCCAAAAGCCCTGAAGTTTAA